A section of the Desulfovibrio sp. Huiquan2017 genome encodes:
- a CDS encoding Bax inhibitor-1/YccA family protein: MTQYPSMQRTETSRVEVLNAFMRGVYGWMSAGLGLTALVAFATLTVPALTNLAFAYNPQTGTYAPTMLPMIALLAAFGMVFFMSFKISTMNPGTATGLFMAFSALNGFSLAPILLAYTTASVVTTFVTTAGMFGAMSIYGMVTKKDLTGWGSLLFMGLIGIIIAMVVNMFLQSPGMSFAISVLGVIIFVGLTAYDTQKLKTMGENVPMGDTAAIRRGTILGALTLYLDFYNLFLMLLRLMGDRR, translated from the coding sequence CGGACGGAGACCTCCCGCGTCGAGGTCCTGAACGCCTTCATGCGCGGCGTCTACGGCTGGATGAGCGCTGGCCTGGGCCTGACCGCCCTGGTGGCCTTCGCCACTCTGACCGTCCCGGCCCTGACCAACCTGGCCTTTGCCTACAATCCGCAGACCGGCACGTACGCGCCCACCATGCTGCCCATGATCGCCCTGCTGGCGGCCTTCGGCATGGTCTTCTTCATGAGCTTCAAGATTTCGACCATGAATCCCGGCACGGCGACGGGCCTGTTCATGGCCTTCAGCGCCCTGAACGGCTTCTCCCTGGCCCCGATTCTCTTGGCCTACACCACGGCCTCGGTGGTCACGACCTTCGTCACCACCGCGGGCATGTTCGGCGCCATGTCCATCTACGGCATGGTCACCAAGAAAGACCTGACCGGCTGGGGCAGCCTGCTCTTCATGGGGCTGATCGGCATCATCATCGCCATGGTGGTGAACATGTTCCTGCAAAGCCCGGGCATGTCCTTCGCCATCTCGGTCCTCGGCGTGATCATCTTCGTGGGCCTGACCGCCTACGACACCCAGAAGCTGAAGACCATGGGCGAGAACGTGCCCATGGGCGACACCGCGGCCATCCGGCGCGGCACCATCCTGGGCGCCCTGACCTTGTATCTGGACTTCTACAACCTGTTCCTCATGCTGCTCCGTCTCATGGGCGACCGCAGGTAG